A genomic window from Dechloromonas sp. A34 includes:
- a CDS encoding nitrogen fixation protein NifZ, whose amino-acid sequence MEDYKYDIGELVYAAENILNDGGMPGIDVEEGLIAPAGMRGMIIQYGRAEADETQHVYLVRFENGPDGALGDPVGCLPEELTQEQAVPV is encoded by the coding sequence ATGGAAGACTACAAATACGACATCGGCGAGCTGGTGTACGCCGCCGAAAACATCCTCAACGATGGCGGCATGCCCGGCATCGACGTCGAGGAAGGCCTGATCGCCCCGGCCGGCATGCGCGGCATGATCATCCAGTATGGCCGGGCCGAAGCCGACGAAACCCAGCACGTCTATCTGGTCCGTTTCGAAAACGGCCCGGACGGCGCGCTCGGCGACCCGGTCGGTTGCCTGCCGGAAGAGCTGACCCAGGAGCAGGCCGTTCCGGTCTGA
- a CDS encoding S8 family peptidase, with protein MAARKMLQKIAGLSLAMGLVAVTSAQTVESTIPLPSAEQRAYLESPEGSGTRGHSPTVSASVEIKKVPPDSIFYSLTKRGKAVHQPLQSANELLILLDPKLKGEEIRAALNVHQLDVIKSMPQIGAIVVDASRRLGAAAVKSSTNSLPKVKNSPLDLLARDLAKDPRLLSVTPNSVMSPFVLKSAMKPTPATPAPDVATERIDWGVIDSKFDKIWPLMTAPFVVGVIDVGFAPHEDLDAKAGLPGAVKPADHGNHVAGIMCAKHNGIGTKGALRNCTVVEASAALLLTGDAAPEGSGVSPFVVQFSEYLAAVLDFLEANPNVRVINLSLGYNWMPNFNVDPRVDGAEQIRNEVKNQGRIFASVLAYAKRRDIAIVMAAGNDSSTLDTPLEAQWASAFNYAAKLMAEKDGWANALVVEAHGPDNHRAAFSNISGDISCPGVNVLSTLASGRNAYGELSGTSMASPYCAAGLAAVLQLRPELNLREAIGCVRGGGETIDKRVAKLDVQYSVSLCKR; from the coding sequence ATGGCAGCAAGGAAAATGCTTCAAAAAATTGCAGGTTTGTCACTCGCAATGGGGCTGGTTGCCGTCACATCTGCGCAGACGGTGGAATCGACAATCCCTCTGCCGTCTGCCGAACAGCGTGCCTATCTTGAATCTCCAGAAGGATCGGGAACGCGAGGGCATAGCCCAACTGTCTCAGCTTCGGTCGAGATAAAGAAAGTGCCGCCAGATTCAATATTCTACAGCCTTACCAAGCGCGGTAAAGCTGTGCATCAACCGTTACAGAGCGCGAATGAACTCCTGATCCTTCTTGACCCAAAACTTAAGGGCGAGGAAATTCGCGCTGCCCTTAACGTCCACCAACTGGACGTCATCAAGTCAATGCCACAGATCGGCGCAATCGTAGTGGACGCATCTCGCAGACTGGGCGCAGCTGCAGTCAAGTCGTCGACGAACAGCCTACCTAAGGTCAAGAATTCGCCGCTCGACCTTCTGGCCCGAGACTTGGCAAAGGATCCGCGACTACTGTCGGTTACGCCTAATAGTGTGATGTCCCCTTTTGTCCTGAAGTCAGCTATGAAGCCCACTCCTGCCACGCCCGCGCCTGACGTGGCGACCGAAAGGATAGATTGGGGGGTAATTGACTCTAAGTTCGACAAGATTTGGCCGCTGATGACCGCACCTTTCGTCGTGGGCGTCATCGATGTGGGTTTCGCTCCGCATGAGGATTTGGATGCAAAAGCGGGGCTTCCTGGGGCGGTCAAGCCAGCCGACCATGGCAACCATGTTGCTGGAATCATGTGCGCGAAGCACAACGGTATCGGGACCAAGGGGGCGCTAAGGAACTGCACTGTCGTTGAAGCATCGGCGGCTTTACTGCTGACCGGCGATGCGGCTCCGGAAGGCAGTGGCGTCAGTCCGTTCGTGGTGCAATTCAGCGAATATTTAGCTGCTGTTCTTGACTTCCTCGAGGCCAATCCAAACGTAAGGGTGATAAATTTGAGCCTTGGCTACAACTGGATGCCGAATTTCAACGTTGACCCGCGTGTTGATGGTGCAGAGCAGATCCGCAACGAAGTGAAGAATCAGGGACGGATTTTCGCCAGCGTCCTCGCATACGCTAAGCGCCGCGACATAGCCATTGTCATGGCTGCTGGCAATGACAGCAGTACGCTCGACACGCCGCTTGAGGCCCAGTGGGCAAGCGCCTTCAATTACGCAGCCAAGCTGATGGCGGAGAAAGATGGCTGGGCAAATGCATTGGTCGTTGAAGCACATGGCCCTGACAATCATCGCGCTGCATTCTCAAACATTTCTGGAGATATCTCTTGCCCTGGCGTCAATGTTCTGAGCACGCTTGCGAGCGGAAGGAACGCGTATGGGGAACTGTCCGGAACTTCAATGGCATCTCCCTATTGCGCAGCTGGCCTCGCTGCGGTGCTTCAACTTCGTCCCGAACTCAACCTCCGCGAAGCAATTGGCTGTGTCCGTGGGGGAGGTGAAACTATCGATAAGCGTGTGGCGAAATTAGACGTGCAATATTCGGTATCACTGTGCAAAAGATAA
- a CDS encoding transposase: protein MARRDSGSLCIRKRIEEIFGWAKTVGGLRKTCFIRLAKVKAETTFTLAAYNLTRMATIFGWRLNTV from the coding sequence GTGGCACGACGAGACAGCGGCAGCTTGTGCATTCGCAAACGAATTGAAGAAATCTTTGGTTGGGCGAAGACGGTAGGCGGCCTTCGCAAGACCTGTTTTATTCGATTGGCAAAGGTAAAGGCTGAAACGACCTTTACCCTGGCTGCTTACAACCTGACGCGAATGGCGACGATCTTTGGCTGGCGATTGAACACGGTGTAG
- a CDS encoding matrixin family metalloprotease, producing MEHLSAGLPRLAELMTGVVRLLILLLAGFLTPTHQAQSAVCVFKQLPLAPMPQPGEANVAPRIDPYVLEPVRGANPTRPFTLEFVSAGPAWFHWRSPSAGNGPRLQQRVVIDVQPAGSSEFVTFCSTDWTPVDMLPTFGRSQLVTQSSGAASRWRIRVFQHNTTPEITILDENLSEVMVSGAGVDASHAKVDPPPLPYFDFLRPPIGLQVPACQVGTSLAPPDVGLVQRTRLPAGALDTPGEIHALSGRNIYVKVNEWPSDNSVAIRFDAKPIGQAVASTGICASNLTRDGVPSGSWISASIPWNFVGDTLRWTVNLASGTPSSAVDIEVYRDRQPSRPSTADTHAADVYTCTRLPDGAQKSAPTKQVAVFQGAYALTVRTGLLELGISGEPYSKAVNALLNAIMLWRSTCTKCTPYQFSVIAVDGDVYVPQDMLKGTPENYRATFATRYPWQKRIIVEKNSGAFTTAKSFAKMSGTLRQKRRFCNQLAEENNKFAAADSPLCRATKAARDEEMIINIQWDKESMPCGNRTGIVACWNGTDLIRMNLGEFSFYAGDIGQVLVGSSPRQVDLIRVFTHEVGHWLGLGHLEQKGSVMNKSFSSVRCVDDAAQAIINSIAAGTTSPSYQPEALLYAD from the coding sequence ATGGAGCATCTTTCTGCAGGTTTACCTCGGCTTGCCGAACTAATGACGGGTGTTGTGCGCCTACTGATTTTATTGCTGGCTGGGTTTCTTACGCCGACGCACCAAGCTCAGTCCGCCGTGTGCGTGTTTAAACAGCTGCCTTTGGCGCCTATGCCGCAACCTGGCGAGGCGAATGTGGCTCCAAGGATAGACCCTTACGTCCTTGAACCAGTGCGGGGCGCCAACCCGACCAGGCCGTTCACCTTGGAGTTCGTGTCTGCGGGTCCAGCGTGGTTCCACTGGCGTTCGCCTAGCGCCGGCAACGGTCCGCGCCTTCAGCAACGGGTGGTCATTGACGTGCAGCCCGCCGGCTCGTCTGAGTTCGTCACGTTCTGCAGCACCGACTGGACGCCTGTAGATATGTTGCCAACCTTTGGGCGTTCCCAACTGGTAACACAGTCGAGTGGAGCGGCGAGCCGGTGGCGGATCCGTGTTTTCCAGCACAACACTACCCCCGAAATTACCATTCTTGATGAGAATCTCTCCGAAGTCATGGTATCGGGAGCAGGTGTTGATGCTTCACATGCGAAAGTCGATCCGCCGCCCTTGCCCTATTTTGACTTCCTCCGGCCTCCGATCGGCCTCCAAGTACCTGCCTGCCAAGTTGGCACGTCGCTGGCGCCACCCGACGTCGGGCTAGTGCAGCGTACCCGCCTTCCGGCGGGCGCACTCGACACGCCGGGCGAAATCCATGCTCTGAGCGGCAGGAACATCTATGTCAAGGTCAATGAATGGCCGTCCGACAACTCTGTAGCTATCCGCTTCGACGCCAAACCAATCGGCCAAGCCGTAGCATCGACCGGGATTTGCGCGAGTAACCTGACCCGCGACGGAGTGCCTTCGGGGAGCTGGATATCGGCAAGTATTCCCTGGAATTTCGTTGGTGACACACTGCGCTGGACCGTCAATTTGGCTAGCGGCACACCATCCTCTGCGGTCGATATCGAGGTATATAGGGACCGACAACCCAGTCGGCCGTCTACGGCGGACACACATGCGGCTGACGTTTATACTTGTACCCGATTGCCGGACGGAGCGCAGAAATCGGCCCCAACGAAACAGGTTGCAGTTTTTCAGGGCGCGTACGCATTAACGGTCAGAACTGGTCTTTTGGAACTGGGTATATCTGGTGAGCCATACAGCAAGGCGGTCAACGCGCTGCTCAACGCCATAATGCTTTGGCGCAGCACGTGCACGAAGTGCACCCCATATCAGTTCTCGGTAATCGCCGTCGACGGCGATGTCTATGTCCCTCAGGACATGCTGAAAGGTACTCCTGAGAACTATCGCGCCACGTTCGCAACGCGCTACCCTTGGCAAAAGAGAATAATCGTAGAGAAGAACTCCGGTGCATTCACAACCGCAAAATCATTTGCGAAGATGAGCGGCACGCTGCGACAGAAGCGTCGGTTCTGCAACCAACTGGCAGAGGAAAACAACAAGTTCGCCGCCGCTGATTCTCCCCTTTGCAGAGCCACCAAGGCCGCCAGAGATGAGGAGATGATCATCAACATCCAGTGGGACAAGGAGAGTATGCCCTGCGGGAATCGCACTGGTATCGTTGCATGCTGGAACGGCACTGACCTGATAAGGATGAATCTCGGTGAATTCTCATTCTATGCGGGTGATATCGGCCAGGTCCTGGTAGGGTCTTCCCCCCGGCAGGTGGACTTAATTCGTGTCTTCACACATGAAGTCGGACACTGGCTTGGACTCGGTCATCTCGAACAGAAGGGCAGCGTTATGAATAAGAGCTTCTCCAGCGTTCGCTGCGTAGACGACGCAGCTCAGGCGATCATCAACTCAATAGCCGCTGGTACAACTTCGCCCTCGTACCAACCCGAGGCGTTGCTCTATGCGGACTAG
- a CDS encoding helix-turn-helix transcriptional regulator gives MNNGLVPDTTPPKEIGEGRSGDAPTCRGVRPDCALDSPRDPICADCLFLHGRNFQTPEDLDFLQHCRAIRQYVDQGAGAIFSPYVAAFLVSQRGRIVDIDKRSVAFLRSGSVLTIRHNHIWAPDPAFNGVLSMAIESAAREGAAETLICQGDAAAQTRYSILLEPNRDGTKTLSGQSQTIACLVFPLGRRRIASARQLMSMFGLSAAESRLARALCHGETLDEFASVQGVKIPTVKTQLRSVFAKTQTDRQVTLVTLIAGIPPLR, from the coding sequence ATGAACAACGGGCTAGTGCCCGACACTACACCACCGAAAGAGATAGGCGAAGGTCGGTCAGGCGACGCACCGACCTGTCGCGGCGTTCGTCCGGATTGCGCTCTCGACTCACCCAGAGATCCGATTTGCGCGGACTGTTTGTTTCTCCATGGACGGAATTTCCAGACACCGGAAGATCTGGATTTTCTTCAGCATTGCCGTGCCATCCGCCAGTATGTCGATCAGGGTGCTGGTGCCATCTTCTCTCCGTATGTGGCCGCATTTCTGGTTTCCCAACGTGGGCGAATTGTCGATATCGATAAACGCTCAGTCGCGTTCCTGCGCTCTGGCAGCGTACTCACGATTCGCCACAACCACATCTGGGCACCGGATCCCGCGTTCAATGGCGTACTGTCGATGGCCATCGAAAGTGCCGCCCGCGAAGGTGCAGCGGAAACCTTGATTTGCCAAGGCGACGCGGCAGCGCAAACGCGCTATTCGATACTGCTTGAACCGAACCGGGATGGCACGAAAACCCTGTCCGGGCAGTCACAAACTATAGCGTGTCTTGTGTTTCCGCTGGGTCGACGCCGTATTGCCAGTGCACGGCAACTGATGTCCATGTTTGGGCTTTCGGCTGCCGAGTCCCGATTGGCGCGGGCTTTGTGCCATGGCGAAACGCTGGATGAGTTTGCCTCGGTGCAGGGCGTCAAAATCCCCACAGTCAAGACACAATTGAGATCCGTTTTTGCAAAAACTCAGACGGATCGGCAGGTCACATTGGTTACGCTGATTGCGGGGATTCCCCCATTACGCTAG
- a CDS encoding TOBE domain-containing protein: MKISARNAFAGRITALVDGQVNAEVEVTTPGGDRIVAIVTEGSVQALGLVVGKPVIAYVKAPWVMVLAGTGGVKFSARNQLAGTVESLQKGAVNSDIGIRLAGGVLVHAVITNEAVLELGLQPGVPACALIKASHVVLGVTA, encoded by the coding sequence ATGAAGATCAGCGCCCGCAACGCATTCGCAGGCCGTATCACGGCCCTGGTCGATGGCCAGGTCAATGCCGAGGTCGAGGTCACGACACCGGGCGGCGACCGCATCGTCGCCATCGTCACCGAAGGCAGCGTGCAGGCGCTCGGCCTGGTCGTCGGCAAACCGGTCATCGCCTATGTCAAGGCGCCGTGGGTGATGGTGCTGGCCGGTACGGGCGGCGTGAAGTTCAGCGCCCGCAATCAATTGGCCGGTACTGTCGAAAGCCTGCAGAAAGGGGCGGTCAATAGCGATATCGGCATCCGGCTGGCGGGCGGGGTGCTGGTCCATGCCGTGATCACCAACGAGGCGGTGCTCGAGCTCGGGCTGCAGCCTGGCGTGCCGGCCTGCGCGTTGATCAAGGCCAGCCATGTCGTGCTCGGGGTAACGGCCTAG
- a CDS encoding TOBE domain-containing protein has product MEQIAHRLRSRLEVDTEFGSFLGDTRIRLLEAIDKHGSISQAAKAVPLSYKAAWDAIDAMNNLADQPLVVRSTGGKNGGGTLLTAHGHKTVALYRALETEYQAALDRLATSMNEGLAGDFQQFRQLLKRMSMKTSARNQFAGQIVGLRDGDVDFEVRLKLDADNELVAVITRESAETLGLTIGMEISALVKSSSVLLLTDRNLRTTARNHLWGEVTRIHDGPVNAEVTLSMPGGKTVCAVVTHDSVTQLGLTVGAPACAVFKASAVILCLYA; this is encoded by the coding sequence ATGGAACAAATCGCACATCGCTTGCGCAGCCGGCTGGAGGTCGATACCGAGTTCGGCAGCTTTCTCGGCGATACCCGCATCCGGCTGCTCGAAGCCATCGACAAGCACGGCTCGATTTCACAGGCCGCCAAGGCTGTGCCGCTGTCCTACAAAGCCGCCTGGGATGCCATCGACGCCATGAACAACCTGGCCGACCAGCCCCTGGTCGTGCGCTCGACCGGCGGCAAGAACGGCGGCGGCACACTGCTCACCGCGCACGGCCACAAGACTGTCGCGCTCTACCGCGCGCTCGAAACCGAATACCAGGCGGCGCTTGACCGCCTGGCGACGAGCATGAACGAAGGCCTGGCCGGCGATTTCCAGCAGTTTCGCCAGTTGTTGAAGCGGATGTCGATGAAGACCAGCGCCCGCAACCAGTTCGCTGGCCAGATCGTCGGCCTGCGCGACGGGGATGTCGATTTCGAGGTGCGCCTGAAGCTCGATGCCGACAACGAACTGGTCGCCGTGATCACCCGCGAATCGGCCGAAACATTGGGCCTGACCATCGGCATGGAGATCAGCGCCCTGGTCAAGTCGTCGTCGGTGCTGCTGCTGACCGACCGCAATCTGCGGACCACGGCGCGTAATCACCTGTGGGGCGAGGTCACGCGCATCCACGATGGCCCGGTCAATGCCGAGGTCACCCTGAGCATGCCTGGCGGCAAGACGGTCTGTGCCGTCGTCACTCACGACAGCGTCACACAGCTCGGCCTGACCGTCGGCGCGCCGGCCTGCGCCGTGTTCAAGGCCTCGGCGGTCATTCTGTGTCTTTACGCTTGA
- a CDS encoding flavodoxin, which produces MARIGIFFGTDTGRTRLLAKQIAKKLGDAAAAPANIGRTTLAEFLACDALILGSPTLGEGELPGLSTGLSQPSWEEFLPQLAGADLAGKVVAIFGLGDQKKYPDEFVDAIGLIHDAVAARGARVVGRWPIAGYEFAASQAVDGEHFLGLAIDQINQPALTEERVDAWLAQIRPELMP; this is translated from the coding sequence ATGGCCAGGATCGGCATTTTTTTCGGCACCGATACCGGGCGCACCCGGCTGCTCGCCAAGCAGATTGCCAAAAAGCTGGGCGATGCGGCCGCGGCGCCAGCCAATATCGGCCGCACGACGCTGGCGGAATTTCTCGCCTGCGATGCGCTGATCCTCGGCAGTCCGACGCTCGGCGAGGGCGAGCTGCCGGGCCTGTCGACCGGCCTTAGCCAGCCGAGCTGGGAAGAGTTCCTGCCGCAGTTGGCCGGCGCCGATCTGGCCGGCAAGGTGGTTGCCATCTTCGGCCTCGGCGACCAGAAGAAATACCCCGACGAATTCGTCGACGCCATCGGCCTCATCCACGATGCCGTCGCCGCCCGCGGCGCCCGCGTCGTTGGCCGCTGGCCCATTGCCGGCTACGAATTCGCCGCCTCGCAGGCGGTCGATGGCGAGCACTTTCTCGGTCTGGCCATCGACCAGATCAATCAGCCGGCCCTGACCGAAGAACGGGTCGATGCCTGGCTGGCGCAAATCCGACCGGAGCTGATGCCATGA
- a CDS encoding clostripain-related cysteine peptidase → MRALQLHIDNCYHRRLRLGLAAVILSLALISGVGPAVADVVKPKEWTVLIFMNGKNDLEEFAIEDFKELASVGSTGDVDFVVQMGRPQRRPGEQASLKEVLGGWSGARRFHVAKGSTPGPGEEIEIVGSGKSVDMGAPATLADFLRWGKAAFPARRYAVVIWNHGQGYRLILPADGAKAAAAPAPDRAERASAGISHRAVSQDIDTGSIIYNADLKASLSSVFGSELRLVGFDACLMAMLETAYELRDVAPIMVASEELEPGNGWNYTSVASLLTRHPEDSEDQLAASLVKSYRDTYGDNDNTTLSAIKLGAAKPLAAEMSALSDALLMDRVKHFPIVKAARADRGAYNEPRNPVTIDLIGFLGALERRLEEAASSSPALAHTRNARNLAKSMVVANYTSSRRGEPYGSNGIAIYFPATKAAFNRDSWSDGYLRSNEFKKIDFVASERWSIFLQVYLGLPN, encoded by the coding sequence ATGAGAGCGTTACAGTTGCATATTGATAATTGCTATCACAGGCGACTGCGCCTCGGATTGGCGGCAGTCATTCTCTCTTTAGCACTTATCTCCGGCGTTGGGCCCGCGGTCGCGGATGTCGTCAAGCCGAAGGAATGGACAGTGCTGATCTTCATGAACGGCAAGAACGACCTCGAGGAGTTCGCCATCGAGGACTTCAAGGAACTCGCGTCCGTAGGCAGCACGGGGGACGTAGACTTCGTGGTCCAGATGGGACGTCCCCAGCGCCGACCTGGCGAGCAGGCATCGCTGAAGGAGGTGCTAGGCGGTTGGAGTGGCGCTAGGCGATTCCACGTGGCGAAGGGTTCTACGCCCGGGCCTGGCGAAGAGATCGAGATCGTTGGCTCAGGGAAGAGTGTTGATATGGGTGCCCCCGCGACTCTTGCTGATTTTCTCAGGTGGGGAAAGGCGGCTTTCCCTGCGCGGAGGTATGCGGTGGTCATTTGGAATCATGGCCAAGGCTATAGATTGATCCTGCCGGCCGACGGCGCTAAAGCGGCGGCCGCACCAGCACCGGATCGGGCCGAGCGAGCGAGCGCGGGTATCAGCCATCGCGCCGTTTCGCAGGACATCGACACAGGATCAATCATTTACAACGCTGACCTGAAGGCTTCGCTGAGTTCTGTGTTTGGATCGGAGCTTCGACTTGTGGGATTCGATGCGTGCTTGATGGCAATGCTGGAAACCGCGTACGAGTTGCGGGACGTAGCGCCGATCATGGTCGCCAGCGAAGAGCTAGAACCGGGCAATGGCTGGAACTACACAAGCGTCGCAAGCCTCTTGACGCGACACCCCGAGGACTCCGAAGACCAACTCGCAGCCTCTCTTGTCAAAAGTTATCGCGACACTTACGGCGATAACGACAACACCACACTGAGTGCTATTAAGCTGGGAGCAGCAAAGCCGTTGGCCGCCGAAATGAGTGCACTAAGCGACGCCCTTCTGATGGATCGAGTGAAGCACTTCCCCATTGTGAAGGCTGCCAGGGCAGACCGCGGCGCATACAACGAGCCGCGAAATCCGGTCACTATAGACCTCATTGGCTTCCTAGGCGCGCTCGAACGCAGGCTTGAGGAGGCGGCATCGTCGTCACCCGCGCTTGCGCACACCCGCAATGCCCGCAACCTCGCCAAATCGATGGTGGTAGCGAACTACACGTCGTCGCGGCGTGGAGAACCTTACGGCTCTAATGGCATCGCCATCTACTTCCCGGCGACGAAGGCGGCCTTCAACCGCGATAGCTGGAGCGATGGCTACCTTCGCAGCAATGAATTCAAGAAGATCGACTTCGTGGCGAGCGAGAGATGGAGCATCTTTCTGCAGGTTTACCTCGGCTTGCCGAACTAA
- a CDS encoding (2Fe-2S) ferredoxin domain-containing protein gives MAKPKKHVFVCVQGRPAGHPRSSCQEKACGQTWQAFSDEFTARNLWSSGLQLTNTGCLGPCHAGPSVLVYPEGIMYTGVKPEDVGAIIDEHLMFDQPVERLLAPADIWS, from the coding sequence ATGGCAAAACCCAAGAAACACGTCTTCGTCTGCGTTCAGGGACGTCCCGCCGGTCACCCGCGCAGTTCCTGCCAGGAAAAGGCCTGCGGCCAGACCTGGCAAGCCTTCTCGGACGAATTCACCGCCCGCAACCTGTGGTCTTCCGGTCTGCAATTGACCAACACCGGCTGCCTCGGCCCCTGCCACGCCGGCCCGAGCGTCCTGGTCTATCCCGAAGGCATCATGTACACCGGCGTCAAGCCGGAGGATGTCGGCGCGATCATCGACGAGCACCTGATGTTCGATCAGCCGGTCGAGCGCCTGCTGGCGCCTGCCGACATCTGGAGCTGA
- a CDS encoding amidohydrolase family protein has product MPKTYIDRTRRSLVFGGATLGGMAAAGCCSIPLSPQISGGCSPLPFPFLAGPEVLAAWAKPERFFDAHTHFFNAQDVPVAGFLTKSVAHSIKSENLRKLIIALAPVVEALANLAPTTEREHRELCRSSAKALHTLRAQSEDLDTEIDRRRDDMARELYKRILQEGDEIPRLFNEAVSRAKSRDINALRNQTTAFSEDFVREALRDGGSYRTSSKALISRRTSDMATEEAEAMSMKGALQFVGFMLAPRHHNLRTYIRRFSEHSPSLPLSGCFAAMVDFNYWLDCPAKASLMHDQVMVHEQLALLSRGFLMPLVAYNPWVDIKEGDASIKLVEKAVKEHGCVGVKIYPPMGFYAYGNAGSPIQSSEPRPDPVMLDKKLRTFYELCDDLGVPVMAHANESNGRDAAHDMLAGAKGWISLREQVGTLKGLRVNAGHFGGDDVHDSSDWTNDFVRLMSEPGGLRMYADLGYWERLLDKKPTQDNLAKILMAPLTGGTTADRVMYGSDWLMLSKEPGWETYGEGVAKVIRGLDPSGKISTKVLGGNVLECYGLTETSRRGAKGVGTFERLQKFHETNGLGWLKD; this is encoded by the coding sequence ATGCCAAAGACATATATTGACCGTACTCGACGTTCGCTGGTCTTCGGAGGTGCCACTCTTGGTGGAATGGCCGCCGCAGGGTGCTGCTCAATCCCGCTGAGCCCACAGATTTCCGGTGGTTGCAGCCCCCTCCCGTTTCCTTTTTTGGCTGGACCTGAAGTTCTGGCTGCATGGGCTAAGCCAGAGCGCTTCTTCGACGCCCACACGCACTTCTTCAACGCGCAGGATGTGCCGGTCGCTGGCTTCCTGACGAAGTCAGTCGCCCACAGCATCAAGTCAGAGAACCTACGCAAACTCATAATCGCTCTTGCGCCGGTTGTCGAAGCGCTGGCCAACCTAGCACCGACAACTGAGCGCGAGCACAGGGAACTTTGTAGAAGCTCAGCCAAGGCTCTCCACACCCTGAGGGCCCAGAGCGAAGACCTGGACACTGAAATCGATCGTCGCCGCGACGACATGGCCAGAGAGCTCTATAAGCGAATCTTGCAGGAAGGCGATGAGATTCCGAGGTTGTTCAACGAAGCAGTGTCGCGTGCCAAATCACGAGATATCAATGCCCTACGCAACCAGACCACGGCGTTCAGCGAGGATTTCGTCCGTGAGGCTCTGCGGGATGGGGGCAGCTACCGCACATCGTCTAAGGCGCTCATTTCCCGGCGCACATCGGACATGGCGACCGAGGAAGCTGAGGCCATGTCCATGAAGGGAGCCCTGCAGTTCGTTGGCTTCATGTTAGCGCCAAGGCACCACAATCTGCGGACATATATTCGGCGATTCTCCGAACACTCACCAAGCCTCCCTCTGTCTGGCTGCTTCGCAGCGATGGTCGACTTCAATTACTGGCTCGACTGCCCAGCAAAGGCCTCTCTGATGCATGACCAAGTGATGGTGCATGAGCAACTCGCGCTCCTTTCGCGCGGCTTTCTGATGCCCTTGGTAGCCTACAACCCCTGGGTCGATATCAAGGAAGGCGATGCCAGCATCAAGCTCGTAGAGAAGGCAGTAAAAGAGCATGGGTGCGTCGGCGTAAAGATATACCCGCCAATGGGTTTCTATGCCTACGGCAATGCGGGCAGTCCCATCCAGAGCTCCGAACCTCGGCCGGATCCGGTTATGCTGGACAAGAAGCTGCGAACCTTCTACGAGTTGTGCGATGACTTGGGCGTCCCCGTCATGGCACATGCCAACGAGTCCAACGGTAGAGACGCCGCCCACGACATGCTCGCTGGTGCGAAGGGGTGGATCTCGCTTCGGGAGCAAGTCGGCACCCTCAAGGGCCTGCGAGTGAATGCTGGCCACTTCGGCGGAGATGACGTTCACGACTCAAGCGACTGGACCAACGACTTTGTGCGCCTGATGAGCGAACCTGGCGGGCTGCGCATGTACGCCGACTTGGGCTACTGGGAGCGGCTTCTCGACAAGAAGCCGACCCAGGACAACCTGGCTAAGATTCTTATGGCCCCCTTGACGGGAGGCACCACAGCGGATCGAGTGATGTACGGCAGCGATTGGCTCATGCTGAGCAAAGAGCCTGGCTGGGAGACCTATGGCGAGGGTGTCGCGAAGGTCATCCGAGGACTCGACCCCTCCGGCAAGATTTCGACGAAGGTCCTGGGTGGCAATGTTCTCGAGTGCTATGGTCTTACCGAGACTAGCCGCAGGGGAGCCAAGGGCGTGGGAACGTTCGAGCGGCTGCAGAAGTTCCATGAGACCAACGGGCTGGGGTGGCTGAAGGATTGA